Proteins encoded in a region of the Streptococcus sanguinis genome:
- a CDS encoding ABC-F family ATP-binding cassette domain-containing protein, producing the protein MIILQASKIERSFAGELLFDNINLQVDEGDRIALVGKNGAGKSTLLKILVGEEEPTSGQINKKRDLSLSYLAQDSRFESENTIYDEMLLVFDSLRQQEKRLRQMELQMGELSGEDLTALMTQYDLLSEDFRQKGGFTYEADIRAILNGFKFDQSMWQMKISELSGGQNTRLALAKMLLEKPELLVLDEPTNHLDIETIAWLETYLVNYSGALIIVSHDRYFLDKVATITLDLTKHSLDRYVGNYSSFVVQKEQKLATEAKNYEKQQKEIATLEDFVNRNLVRASTTKRAQSRRKQLEKMARLDKPETGSRSANMTFKADKVSGNVVLTLEDAAIGFGQEVLSEPINLDIRKFNAVAIVGPNGIGKTTLIKSLIGQVPFIRGKEQLGANVEVGYYDQTQSKLTASNTVLDELWNDFKMTPEVEIRNRLGAFLFSGDDVKKSVGMLSGGERARLLLAKLSMENNNFLILDEPTNHLDIDSKEVLENALIDFDGTLLFVSHDRYFINRVATQIIELSETGSTLYLGDYDYYLEKKAEQEALREETEQASPDKPAPTNDYQLQKENQKEQRRLARRLEQLEAQIEDLDSQISQLQEAMEATNDAAELMESQQQIDQLTAAQEEAMLEWEELAEKV; encoded by the coding sequence ATGATTATTTTACAAGCAAGCAAGATTGAGCGCTCTTTTGCAGGGGAGCTTCTTTTTGACAATATTAACCTGCAGGTAGATGAGGGTGATCGGATTGCTCTCGTCGGTAAAAATGGAGCTGGGAAGTCAACCCTGCTCAAGATTTTGGTGGGCGAGGAAGAGCCTACTTCTGGTCAGATCAATAAAAAACGAGACTTGTCCCTGTCCTATCTGGCACAGGACAGCCGCTTTGAGTCGGAGAATACTATCTACGACGAGATGCTGCTGGTCTTTGATAGTCTGCGTCAGCAAGAGAAGCGCTTGCGGCAGATGGAGCTGCAAATGGGAGAATTGTCAGGGGAAGACCTGACTGCTCTCATGACCCAGTACGACCTGCTGTCAGAGGACTTTCGCCAGAAAGGTGGTTTTACCTACGAGGCGGATATTCGAGCTATTTTGAATGGCTTCAAGTTTGACCAGTCCATGTGGCAGATGAAGATTTCTGAGCTGTCGGGCGGGCAGAATACCCGTCTGGCTCTGGCTAAGATGCTTTTGGAGAAGCCAGAACTGCTGGTCCTGGACGAGCCGACCAATCATCTGGATATCGAGACCATTGCCTGGCTAGAGACTTACTTAGTCAACTACAGCGGTGCCCTGATTATCGTCAGCCACGACCGCTATTTCCTAGACAAGGTTGCGACCATTACGCTGGACTTGACCAAGCATTCCTTGGACCGCTATGTGGGCAATTACTCCAGCTTTGTGGTCCAAAAGGAGCAGAAGCTGGCCACTGAAGCCAAGAACTATGAAAAGCAACAGAAAGAAATCGCTACGCTGGAGGACTTTGTCAATCGCAATCTAGTTCGGGCTTCCACTACTAAGCGGGCTCAGTCTCGCCGCAAGCAGTTGGAAAAGATGGCGCGTTTGGACAAGCCGGAGACCGGCAGTCGCTCGGCTAATATGACCTTCAAAGCCGATAAGGTTTCAGGCAATGTTGTGCTGACCTTGGAAGATGCAGCTATTGGCTTCGGACAGGAAGTCCTGTCGGAGCCGATTAACCTAGATATTCGCAAGTTTAATGCGGTAGCTATTGTCGGACCAAATGGGATTGGAAAGACGACCTTGATTAAATCACTAATCGGGCAAGTGCCCTTCATCAGAGGCAAGGAGCAGCTGGGAGCTAACGTGGAAGTGGGCTACTATGACCAGACCCAGAGCAAACTGACTGCCAGCAATACAGTACTTGACGAGCTATGGAATGACTTCAAGATGACGCCAGAGGTCGAAATTCGCAATCGCTTAGGCGCTTTCCTCTTCTCGGGAGACGATGTCAAGAAGTCTGTTGGCATGCTGTCGGGAGGAGAGCGGGCGCGGCTGCTTCTAGCCAAGCTGTCTATGGAAAACAACAACTTCCTCATCCTAGACGAGCCGACCAACCACCTGGACATTGACAGCAAGGAAGTGCTGGAAAATGCCCTGATTGACTTTGACGGCACCCTACTCTTTGTCAGCCATGACCGTTACTTTATCAATCGAGTGGCCACCCAGATCATCGAGCTCTCTGAGACAGGCTCCACCCTTTATCTGGGTGATTATGACTACTATCTGGAGAAAAAGGCAGAGCAGGAAGCCTTGCGTGAGGAGACGGAGCAGGCCAGTCCTGACAAGCCAGCACCTACCAATGACTATCAGCTTCAAAAGGAAAACCAGAAAGAACAGCGCCGTCTGGCCCGTCGCCTCGAACAACTGGAAGCGCAAATCGAGGACTTGGACAGCCAGATCAGTCAGCTTCAGGAAGCCATGGAGGCCACTAATGACGCCGCCGAACTCATGGAGAGCCAGCAGCAAATCGACCAGCTGACCGCTGCCCAAGAAGAAGCCATGCTAGAATGGGAAGAACTGGCAGAGAAGGTGTAG
- a CDS encoding matrixin family metalloprotease: MGLIFKSIRFLMRLIGRVVWGLAWSFVLSFMVIVGIFYFTTSTEPGTEGLTQAVQTAVGRVDQFLNHQGISTGLHSSEETQTDQLTDEHATTGARWDQPSATIYIDTNNETFRSAYKEAIDSWNQTGAFTFQIINDKDKADIVATEMNDGNISAAGEAESQTNLLTKRFTHVTVRLNSYYLLDSRYAYSHERIVNTAAHELGHAIGLDHNEEESVMQSAGSFYSIQPTDIQAVKDLYQS, encoded by the coding sequence ATGGGACTTATTTTTAAAAGCATCCGGTTCCTCATGCGTCTGATTGGGCGCGTGGTTTGGGGACTTGCCTGGTCCTTTGTCCTGAGCTTTATGGTTATTGTCGGAATTTTCTATTTTACCACTTCGACAGAACCGGGTACAGAGGGACTGACGCAGGCTGTTCAGACTGCTGTTGGCAGAGTGGATCAATTTTTAAATCACCAAGGCATTTCCACGGGGCTTCACAGCAGTGAGGAGACGCAGACGGATCAGCTGACAGATGAGCATGCAACAACAGGGGCTCGTTGGGATCAGCCAAGCGCCACAATTTACATCGATACAAATAATGAAACCTTCCGTTCAGCCTATAAGGAGGCCATTGATTCTTGGAATCAAACAGGTGCCTTCACCTTTCAAATCATCAATGACAAAGACAAGGCGGATATTGTTGCAACGGAGATGAACGATGGCAACATCAGTGCAGCTGGTGAAGCTGAGTCGCAGACCAATCTCCTAACCAAGCGGTTTACCCATGTCACGGTTCGCCTTAATAGTTACTACCTGCTGGACAGTCGCTATGCCTATTCTCATGAGCGGATTGTCAATACAGCAGCGCACGAATTGGGCCATGCTATCGGATTAGACCATAATGAGGAGGAATCAGTGATGCAGTCAGCAGGCTCATTTTACAGTATCCAGCCGACAGATATCCAGGCTGTAAAAGACTTGTATCAATCGTAA